From the Diospyros lotus cultivar Yz01 chromosome 13, ASM1463336v1, whole genome shotgun sequence genome, one window contains:
- the LOC127788919 gene encoding probable methyltransferase PMT5 → MRSPWFSKLFLIFGPRLPRNWLLLCLICILVVIALFGSSPSSAFDSVASTAEPQIYTNYRRLKERAASDYLELRSLSSGATSPREFSLCGRDRENYVPCYNVSGNLLAGFKDGEEFDRHCEAYQEQQNCLVRPPKDYKIPIKWPIGRDVIWSGNVKITKDQFLSSGSMTKRLMLLEENQIAFHSEDGLIYDGVKDYSRQIAEMIGLGSDTEFFQAGVRTVLDIGCGFGSFGAHLLSLKLMAICIAAYELTGGQVQLALERGLPATIGSFISKQLPYPSLSFDMVHCAQCGIPWEKKDGMFLIEVDRLLKPGGYFVLTSPAIQQHGSSLTTKKGSMFKPIEEFTKKLCWSLLSQQDDTFIWQKTMDAYCYISGKQNAIPPCKDGQDGQSYYQPLVPCISGTSSKRWIPIQNRSSGSVLSTAELEVHGVRTDDFFEDLQNWKSMLRNYWSLLTPLIFSDHPKRPGDEDPLPPHNMIRNVMDMNAHYGGLNAAFLEAKKSVWVMNVVPIGTHNTLPLILNQGFAGVLHDWCEPFPTYPRTYDMLHANGLLSHLMSEGCSMRNLFLEMDRILRPEGWVVVSDKMGPIEKARSLAAQMRWEARVIDLQNGSDQRLLLCQKPFLRK, encoded by the exons ATGAGAAGCCCCTGGTtcagtaaattatttttaatttttggcccgAGACTGCCACGCAACTGGTTACTCTTGTGTCTTATTTGCATCCTAGTAGTAATTGCATTATTTGGATCCTCTCCTTCAAGTGCGTTTGACTCTGTAGCTTCCACTGCTGAGCCCCAAATTTATACAAATTACCGAAGATTAAAGGAGCGAGCAGCAAGTGATTACTTGGAGTTGAGGTCTCTATCATCAGGAGCTACTAGTCCTAGGGAGTTCAGTCTTTGTGGCAGAGACAGAGAGAATTATGTCCCTTGCTACAATGTGTCAGGAAATTTGCTAGCGGGGTTTAAGGATGGAGAGGAGTTTGATCGGCATTGTGAAGCGTATCAAGAACAACAGAATTGTTTAGTTCGTCCTCCAAAGGACTATAAGATCCCTATAAAGTGGCCAATTGGTAGGGATGTGATATGGAGTGGAAATGTGAAGATTACCAAAGACCAATTTCTGTCTTCTGGAAGCATGACAAAAAG GTTAATGCTGCTAGAAGAGAACCAAATTGCTTTTCACTCTGAGGACGGATTGATCTATGATGGTGTGAAAGACTACTCACGCCAAATAGCAGAAATGATAGGGCTGGGAAGTGACACTGAATTTTTTCAAGCTGGT GTGCGTACTGTATTAGATATTGGTTGTGGGTTTGGTAGCTTTGGGGCTCATTTGCTGTCACTGAAGTTAATGGCTATTTGTATTGCGGCATATGAGTTGACAGGCGGCCAAGTCCAATTGGCCCTTGAGAGAGGTCTTCCGGCAACAATTGGCAGCTTCATTTCGAAACAGCTTCCATATCCTTCATTGTCATTTGATATGGTTCATTGTGCTCAATGTGGTATTCCTTGGGAGAAAAAAG ATGGTATGTTCCTCATTGAAGTTGACCGGTTACTAAAGCCAGGAGGTTATTTTGTGTTAACCTCACCGGCAATTCAGCAGCATGGGAGTTCCTTGACCACAAAAAAGGGAAGCATGTTTAAGCCAATTGAAGAATTCACTAAAAAACTCTGTTGGAGTCTATTGTCTCAACAAGATGATACTTTCATCTGGCAGAAAACCATGGATGCTTATTGCTATATATCAGG GAAACAGAATGCTATACCCCCTTGTAAAGATGGACAGGATGGTCAATCATATTATCAACCCCTGGTACCTTGTATAAGTGGGACCAGCAGCAAGCGCTGGATTCCCATTCAGAACAGGTCTTCTGGTTCCGTTTTAAGTACAGCTGAGCTTGAAGTCCAT GGAGTTCGTACCGATGATTTTTTCGAAGACTTGCAGAATTGGAAATCAATGCTGAGAAATTATTGGTCTTTGCTTACACCCTTGATTTTTTCTGATCACCCAAAGAGGCCAGGCGATGAAGATCCTTTACCTCCACATAACATGATACGCAATGTGATGGACATGAATGCCCATTACGGGGGTTTAAATGCTGCATTTTTGGAAGCCAAAAAATCAGTTTGGGTGATGAATGTTGTACCAATTGGGACACATAATACTCTCCCTCTCATACTTAATCAGGGTTTTGCTGGTGTTTTGCATGACTG GTGTGAACCCTTTCCTACCTATCCCCGAACATATGACATGCTTCATGCAAATGGGCTCCTCTCGCACCTTATGTCTGAAGGCTGTAGTATGAGGAACTTGTTCTTGGAGATGGACCGTATTCTACGCCCAGAG GGATGGGTTGTAGTAAGTGACAAGATGGGGCCCATAGAGAAAGCTCGTTCACTCGCCGCACAGATGCGCTGGGAAGCAAGGGTAATTGACCTTCAGAATGGCAGTGACCAGCGGCTACTTCTTTGCCAAAAGccatttttgagaaaatga
- the LOC127788920 gene encoding putative pentatricopeptide repeat-containing protein At1g26500, which translates to MNIPAFARPLRTNLLPHLRHGRRTLATGEPNQPEDQLLRVCTVLYQQQSSPDPKLHSHLLNRCRFHLTHDFFLRVCSSFPYSWRPVYRFFLFTQTHHPDFTHTSLTYNKMLDVIGKSRNIDLFWDVLQDMGRRRVVTQKTFSIGLKTLASARELKKCVEFFHVMNGYGWCYSLETLNKVVESLCKAKLVSEANHVVTKLRDWIKPNGVTYKYLISGLCDVGDLIEASKVWNLMVDEGFQPDVDAVEKMMETLFKTNRFDEAMKLFEMIRTKRVDDLGVSTYRLVINWMCKGGKLGHAHQVFEEMRERRIQADNLTMGSLIYGLLTKYRTKEAYRIMEGIEKPDISVYHGMIKGLLRLRRASEATQVFREMIRVGCEPIMHTYIMLLQGHLGRRGRKGSDPLVNFDTIFVGGLVKAGKSLEATKYVERVMNRGLEVPRFDYNKFLHYYSNEEGVVMFEVMAKKLREVGLFDLADIFARYGEKMATRDRRRNRPAQELPST; encoded by the coding sequence ATGAACATTCCAGCATTCGCTAGACCTCTTAGAACAAACCTGCTTCCTCACCTCCGTCACGGTCGCCGAACGTTGGCCACCGGAGAGCCAAACCAGCCAGAAGATCAGCTCCTCCGAGTCTGCACCGTCCTCTACCAGCAGCAAAGCTCGCCCGACCCCAAACTCCACTCCCACCTCCTCAACCGCTGCCGCTTCCACCTCACCCACGACTTCTTCCTCCGAGTCTGCAGCTCATTCCCCTATTCATGGAGACCCGTCTACAGATTCTTCCTCTTCACCCAAACCCACCACCCGGACTTCACCCACACCTCCCTCACCTACAACAAAATGCTCGACGTGATCGGAAAATCCAGAAACATCGATCTTTTCTGGGATGTTCTTCAGGATATGGGTCGTCGGCGGGTCGTGACCCAGAAGACGTTTTCCATTGGGTTGAAGACCTTGGCGTCGGCCCGGGAACTGAAGAAATGCGTCGAGTTTTTCCATGTGATGAATGGCTACGGTTGGTGTTATAGTTTGGAGACTTTGAATAAGGTGGTGGAGAGTTTGTGCAAGGCCAAGCTTGTTTCCGAGGCTAATCACGTTGTTACCAAGTTGAGGGATTGGATTAAGCCAAATGGGGTGACTTATAAGTATCTGATTTCTGGTTTATGTGATGTGGGTGATTTGATTGAGGCTTCTAAGGTCTGGAACTTGATGGTCGATGAAGGGTTCCAGCCGGACGTCGATGCTGTCGAGAAAATGATGGAGACCCTTTTCAAGACTAACCGGTTCGACGAAGCGATGAAGCTCTTCGAGATGATTAGAACGAAGAGGGTTGATGATCTGGGTGTTTCAACGTACCGGCTCGTGATTAATTGGATGTGTAAAGGAGGCAAGCTTGGGCATGCTCACCAGGTGTTCGAGGAAATGCGTGAGAGGAGAATTCAAGCCGATAATTTGACAATGGGTTCGCTAATTTATGGGCTTTTGACGAAATATAGAACTAAAGAAGCTTATAGGATCATGGAAGGCATTGAGAAGCCGGATATAAGCGTGTATCATGGAATGATCAAGGGGCTCTTGAGGCTGAGAAGGGCAAGTGAAGCAACGCAAGTGTTCAGAGAGATGATAAGGGTAGGGTGCGAGCCTATAATGCATACATATATCATGCTATTGCAAGGGCATCTGGGGAGGAGAGGGAGGAAGGGATCGGACCCGCTGGTGAATTTCGACACCATTTTTGTGGGCGGTTTGGTGAAGGCCGGGAAATCCTTGGAGGCAACAAAGTATGTGGAAAGGGTGATGAACCGAGGGCTCGAGGTGCCTAGGTTCGATTACAACAAGTTTTTGCATTATTACTCGAACGAGGAAGGTGTGGTTATGTTTGAGGTGATGGcaaagaaattgagagaggTTGGGTTGTTCGATCTGGCTGATATATTTGCAAGATATGGGGAGAAAATGGCGACTCGAGACAGGAGGAGGAATAGACCAGCGCAAGAGCTTCCAAGTACCTAG